The Onychomys torridus chromosome 4, mOncTor1.1, whole genome shotgun sequence genome includes a window with the following:
- the Rag1 gene encoding V(D)J recombination-activating protein 1, which yields MAVSLPPTLRLSPTPDEIQHPQIKFSEWKFKLFRVRSFEKAPEKVPEEAQKEKGSSEGNPYLEQSPVVPDKPGGQKSVLTQRALKLHPKFSKKFHADGKSRDKAIHQARLRHFCRICGNPFKSDGHNRRYPVHGPVDAKTQSLFRKKEKRVTSWPDLIARVFRIDVKADVDSIHPTEFCHNCWSIMYRKFSSAPCEVYFPRNVTTEWHPHSPSCDICLTAHGGLKRKRHQPNVQLSKKLKTVLNQARRDRQRKRAQARASSKEVMKKISNCNKIHLSTKLLAVDFPAHFVKSISCQICEHILADPVETSCKHVFCRICILRCLKVMGSYCPSCRYPCFPTDLESPVKSFLNILNSLMVKCPAQECNEEVSLEKYNHHVSSHKESKEALVHINKGGRPRQHLLSLTRRAQKHRLRELKIQVKEFADKEEGGDVKSVCLTLFLLALRARNEHRQADELEAIMQGRGSGLQPAVCLAIRVNTFLSCSQYHKMYRTVKAITGRQIFQPLHALRNAEKVLLPGYHPFEWQPPLKNVSSRTDVGIIDGLSGLASSVDEYPVDTIAKRFRYDSALVSALMDMEEDILEGMRSQDLDDYLNGPFTVVVKESCDGMGDVSEKHGSGPAVPEKAVRFSFTVMRVTVEHGSKNVKVFEEPKPNSELCCKPLCLMLADESDHETLTAILSPLIAEREAMKGSELILEMGGIPRTFKFIFRGTGYDEKLVREVEGLEASGSVYICTLCDATRLEASQNLVFHSITRSHAENLERYEVWRSNPYHESVEELRDRVKGVSAKPFIETVPSIDALHCDIGNAAEFYKIFQLEIGEVYKNPNASKEERKRWQATLDKHLRKRMNLKPIMRMNGNFARKLMTQETVDAVCELIPSEERHEALRELMDLYLKMKPVWRSTCPAKECPESLCQYSFNSQRFAELLSTKFKYRYEGKITNYFHKTLAHVPEIIERDGSIGAWASEGNESGNKLFRRFRKMNARQSKCYEMEDVLKHHWLYTSKHLQKFMNAHNALKSSGFTINSKENLGDPLGIEDSLEIQDSMEF from the coding sequence ATGGCTGTCTCCTTGCCACCCACCCTGAGACTCAGTCCTACCCCTGATGAAATTCAGCACCCACAAATCAAATTTTCTGAATGGAAATTTAAGCTATTCAGGGTTCGATCCTTTGAAAAGGCACCCGAAAAGGTACCTGAAGAAGCACAAAAGGAGAAGGGTTCCTCAGAGGGGAACCCTTACCTAGAGCAGTCTCCAGTAGTTCCAGACAAGCCTGGTGGTCAGAAATCAGTTCTGACTCAGCGAGCTTTGAAACTCCACcctaaattttcaaagaaattccATGCTGATGGGAAGTCAAGAGACAAAGCAATTCACCAAGCCAGGCTTAGACACTTCTGCCGCATTTGTGGAAACCCATTCAAGAGTGATGGGCACAACCGGAGATATCCAGTCCATGGGCCCGTGGATGCTAAAACCCAAAGCCTTTTccgaaagaaggaaaagagagtgaCTTCCTGGCCAGACCTCATTGCCAGAGTTTTCCGGATTGATGTGAAGGCAGATGTTGACTCGATCCACCCCACTGAATTCTGCCATAACTGTTGGAGCATTATGTACAGGAAGTTCAGTAGTGCCCCCTGTGAGGTCTACTTCCCAAGGAATGTGACCACGGAGTGGCATCCCCACTCACCATCCTGTGACATCTGCCTCACTGCCCACGGGGGactcaagaggaagaggcatCAGCCCAATGTGCAGCTCAGCAAGAAACTAAAAACTGTGCTCAACCAAGCGAGACGGGACCGTCAGCGCAAGAGAGCTCAGGCTAGGGCCAGCAGTAAGGAAGTCATGAAGAAGATCTCTAACTGCAATAAGATTCATCTCAGTACCAAGCTTCTTGCAGTGGACTTCCCAGCACACTTCGTGAAATCCATCTCCTGCCAGATATGTGAACACATTCTGGCTGACCCCGTGGAGACCAGCTGTAAGCATGTGTTTTGCAGGATCTGCATCCTCCGATGTCTCAAAGTCATGGGCAGCTATTGTCCTTCTTGCCGATACCCATGCTTCCCTACTGACCTGGAGAGTCCAGTGAAGTCCTTTCTGAACATCTTGAATTCGCTGATGGTGAAGTGTCCTGCACAAGAGTGCAACGAGGAGGTGAGTCTGGAAAAATATAACCATCATGTCTCAAGCCACAAAGAGTCTAAAGAGGCTTTGGTGCATATTAATAAAGGGGGCCGGCCTCGTCAACACCTCCTGTCACTGACACGCAGGGCTCAGAAACATAGACTCAGGGAGCTCAAGATTCAAGTCAAAGAATTTGCTGACAAAGAAGAAGGTGGAGATGTGAAGTCTGTGTGCTTGACATTGTTCCTGCTGGCACTGAGGGCCAGGAATGAACACAGACAAGCCGATGAGCTAGAGGCCATTATGCAGGGGCGGGGCTCTGGTCTGCAACCAGCTGTTTGCTTGGCCATCCGGGTCAATACCTTCCTCAGCTGCAGCCAGTACCATAAGATGTACAGGACTGTGAAAGCCATCACTGGGAGGCAGATTTTTCAGCCTCTGCATGCTCTTCGAAATGCAGAGAAAGTCCTTCTGCCAGGCTACCATCCCTTTGAGTGGCAGCCCCCTCTGAAGAATGTGTCCTCCAGAACTGATGTTGGAATTATTGATGGGCTGTCTGGACTTGCCTCTTCTGTGGATGAATACCCGGTGGATACCATTGCAAAGAGGTTCCGCTATGACTCTGCTTTGGTGTCTGCTTTGATGGACATGGAAGAAGACATCTTggaaggcatgagatcccaagatCTTGATGACTACCTGAATGGTCCCTTCACTGTAGTGGTAAAGGAGTCTTGTGATGGAATGGGGGATGTGAGTGAGAAGCATGGGAGTGGGCCTGCAGTTCCAGAAAAGGCAGTTCGTTTTTCATTCACGGTAATGAGAGTTACGGTAGAGCATGGTTCGAAGAATGTGAAGGTATTTGAGGAACCCAAGCCCAATTCTGAACTGTGCTGCAAGCCATTGTGTCTTATGCTGGCAGATGAGTCTGACCATGAGACCCTGACTGCCATCCTAAGCCCTCTCATTGCTGAAAGGGAGGCCATGAAGGGCAGTGAATTAATACTGGAGATGGGAGGCATCCCCAGGACTTTTAAGTTCATCTTCAGGGGCACTGGATATGATGAAAAACTTGTCCGGGAAGTAGAAGGCTTGGAAGCCTCTGGCTCTGTCTACATCTGTACACTTTGTGATGCCACTCGTCTAGAAGCCTCTCAAAATCTTGTCTTCCACTCCATAACCAGAAGCCACGCTGAGAACCTGGAGCGCTATGAGGTTTGGCGATCCAATCCCTATCACGAGTCAGTGGAAGAACTGCGGGACCGGGTGAAAGGGGTCTCTGCCAAACCTTTCATTGAGACAGTCCCTTCTATAGATGCACTCCACTGTGACATTGGCAATGCGGCTGAATTCTACAAGATTTTCCAGCTGGAGATAGGGGAAGTGTATAAAAACCCCAATGCCtctaaagaggaaaggaagagatggcAGGCCACACTGGACAAACATCTCCGGAAAAGAATGAACCTAAAACCAATCATGAGGATGAATGGCAACTTTGCCCGGAAGCTTATGACCCAAGAGACTGTAGATGCAGTTTGTGAGTTAATTCCTTCTGAGGAGAGGCATGAAGCTCTCAGAGAACTGATGGACCTGTATCTGAAGATGAAACCCGTGTGGCGCTCCACATGTCCTGCTAAAGAGTGCCCAGAGTCCCTCTGCCAGTACAGTTTCAACTCACAGCGTTTTGCTGAGCTCCTCTCTACCAAGTTCAAATATAGATACGAGGGCAAAATCACTAATTATTTTCACAAAACCTTGGCCCATGTCCCTGAAATTATTGAGAGGGATGGCTCTATTGGGGCATGGGCAAGTGAAGGGAATGAATCTGGTAATAAACTGTTTAGACGCTTCCGAAAAATGAATGCCAGACAGTCCAAGTGCTATGAGATGGAAGATGTCCTGAAACACCACTGGTTGTATACTTCAAAACATCTCCAGAAGTTTATGAATGCTCATAATGCATTAAAAAGCTCTGGGTTTACCATAAACTCAAAGGAGAACTTAGGGGACCCTTTGGGCATTGAGGACTCTCTGGAAATCCAAGATTCAATGGAGTTTTAA